The segment TAAATCTTCTGACGCTGAACTCGATGGCGGCGGCCGATTCGGTGCTGGTGCCGCTGCAATGCGAATTCTTCGCGCTCGAAGGCTTGAGCCAGCTGCTGGAAACGGTCGAGCAGGTCCGCCGCTCGATCAATCCCGAGCTGACGATCCAGGGCATCGTGCTGACCATGTTCGACGGGCGCAACAACCTCGCCAACCAGGTGGTGCAGGATGTGCGGGCGCACATGGGCGACAAGGTCTATGAAACCGTCATCCCGCGCAATGTGCGTGTCTCCGAGGCGCCGTCCTACGGCAAGCCGGCGATCCTCTACGATCTCAAATGCTCCGGCAGCCAGGCCTATCTGCAGCTTGCCTCCGAGGTGATCCGCCGCGAGCGCAAACTGCGCGCCGCCTAGACGCTGACACAACACCGAAACGATCTGGACAGACGATGAGCGAAGACCTTTCGAGAAAAAGACTGGGCCGGGGATTGGCGGCGCTGATCGGCGAAATCGATCGTCCGGCAGCAGTGGAAAAGCCGGGCATGAATGCCGACGGCAAGGTGCCGATCGAGTTCCTGAGCCCGAACCCCAAGAATCCGCGCCGGCATTTTGGCGACGCCGACCTGACCGATCTTGCCCAGTCGATCCGCGAACATGGCGTGGTGCAGCCGGTGGTGGCACGGCCATCGCCGACGCAAGCTGGCCGCTACGAGATCATTGCCGGCGAGCGGCGCTGGCGCGCGGCGCAGCGCGCCGGGCTGAGCGAGATCCCGATCATCGTGCGCGATGTCAACGATCGCACCGCGCTCGAACTGGCGATCATCGAAAATGTCCAGCGCACCGACCTCAATCCGGTCGAGGAGGCGATGGGCTACCAGCAGCTGATCGACGATCACGGCTACACCCAGGC is part of the Mesorhizobium sp. L-2-11 genome and harbors:
- a CDS encoding ParB/RepB/Spo0J family partition protein, translated to MSEDLSRKRLGRGLAALIGEIDRPAAVEKPGMNADGKVPIEFLSPNPKNPRRHFGDADLTDLAQSIREHGVVQPVVARPSPTQAGRYEIIAGERRWRAAQRAGLSEIPIIVRDVNDRTALELAIIENVQRTDLNPVEEAMGYQQLIDDHGYTQADLGQVIGKSRSHVANTLRLLKLPDVIRDMLVDGALSAGHARTLVTAQDPAGLAKRIVEDGLSVRQAEALAQMPAGAPTVKRQPAAPVQKDADTRALEKLMTDTLGMFVTIEHNERGGVISVAYRTLEQLDELCRRLKQEG